TGCGGGATGAACTGGGCGATCGGAGCCCGGGCATGATGACGCTGATCGGCCTGGCGATCAGCGTCGCCTACCTCTACAGTTCGGCGGTGGTCTTCGGCCTGACCGGCAAGACCTTGTTCTGGGAACTGGCCACGCTGATCGACGTGATGCTTCTGGGGCACTGGATCGAGATGAAGTCGGTCATGGGGGCCTCGAAGGCTCTCGAGTCGCTGGTGCAACTGATGCCGTCGGAAGCCCACCGGGTCACCGAGTCGGGCGGCACGGTGGACGTGCCGATCGCTGAACTGAAGCCCGGCGACCGCGTGGTGGTCAAGCCGGGCGAGAAGGTCCCGATCGACGGGCAGATCGTTGAGGGCCGCACGAGCATCAACGAAGCCATGCTGACCGGCGAGAGCCGCCCGATCGAGAAGGCCGAGGGCGACCAGGCCATCGGCGGGTCGGTCAACGGCGAAGCCGCCTTCACCATGGAGGTTCAGAAGACCGGTGATCAGACGTACCTGGCCCAGGTGATCGAGATGGTTCGCAAGGCCCAGGAGTCCCGCTCGCGCACCCAGGATATCGCCAACCGAGCGGCGCTGTGGCTGACGATTATCGCCTTGAGCGTCGGTGGGGCGACACTGGTGGTCTGGCTGGCGTTGGGGGCGGCGTTTGAGTTTTCGCTGGAGCGGATGGTGACGGTGATGGTGATCACGTGTCCGCATGCCTTGGGCCTGGCTGTGCCGCTGGTGGTGGCAGTCTCGACGGCCATCTCCGCCGGCAGCGGGCTGCTGATCCGCGACCGCAGCGCCTTTGAGCGGGCCCGCGACGTGGACGCCATCCTGTTCGACAAGACCGGCACGCTGACCGAAGGGCGGTTTGGCGTCTCCGACGTGATTCCGCTGGCGGATCAGGACGAGCGGGAGCTTCTGCGGCTGGCGGCCGGCCTGGAGAGTCAGTCGGAACATCCGATCGCCCAAGGCATCGTTGACGGGGCCAGGGAGCGGAACGTTGAGTTCCCAGCGCCGCGGGAATTCAGAGCCATTCCCGGCCGTGGCGCTCGGGCGATTGTGGACAATCGGGACGTCAAGGTGGTCAGCCCCGGATATCTGAAGGACAACGATCTGACCGCTGACGATGCGAAGGTTGGAGCGATGGCGGCGGAGGGCAAGACGGTAGTCTACGTGCTGGTCGAGGACCGGGTGGTCGGGGCGATCGGCCTGGCCGACATCATTCGGCCCGAGTCGCGCGAGGCCCTCGGGCGGCTCAAGGCGATGGGCATTCAGACGATGATGGTCACCGGCGACGCGGAGGCGGTCGCCAGGTGGGTGGCCCGGGAACTGGGCTTGGACGACTATTTCGCGGAGGTGTTGCCGGACAAGAAAGCTGAGAAGGTCCGCGAGGTCCAGCAGCGCGGGCTGGTGGTGGCGATGGTCGGCGACGGCGTCAACGACGCTCCGGCCCTGACCGCCTCCGACGTGGGCATTGCGATCGGGGCGGGAACCGACGTGGCCATCCAGTCGGCCGACATCGTTCTGGTTCGCAGCGACCCGCGAGACGCGACGGCGATGATGAAACTGGCGCGGGCGACCTATCGGAAGATGGTCCAGAACCTCTTGTGGGCCACCGGCTACAACGTGGTCGCCATTCCGCTGGCGGCCGGCGTTCTGTACTCGCTGGGCATTGTGTTGAGTCCGGCGGCCGGGGCGGCCCTGATGGCCCTCTCGACGGTGATCGTGGCGATCAACGCGCGGTTCCTTCACGTCGAACGGGAAGGCGAACGGGCTGCATGACAGGCCGATGGGCTGGCGAAACCAATTGGGGCTTGGATGGGGGCTGACGGTCGAGTATAATTCAGCACAGACCACGGGGGTCTTCCAAGCAGTGCATATCGAACCGAAGTGACAGGTTGAAAGGGGGTCAGAGATGATTCAGGATGCCGTCAAGTCGAAAGAGCTGCAGGCCATCAAGGATGACATTGATTCGCTGCGGTCGGATCTGCGGTCGTTGATGAAGACGGCCAAGGGCGAGGGCCGCGGGCGTCTCGAGGACATTCGCGACCGTCTGATGGAGGCGTCACGGGACCTGGAGGCCCGCGCCGAGGAGCAGTTGCGCCAGGCGATGGGCGTGGCCCGCGAGCGGGGCGAGGAGGCGGTCGAGCGGAGCCGCGAGGAGATCAGCAAACGCCCGCTGACGATGGTGCTGTCCTCGATGGCGATCGGGTTGGTGCTCGGGGCGCTGCTGCGACGGAGTTGAGACGGTGAGCGTCTACAGCATCTTGCTGCGTGATATCGCTGCGTTGGTCAAGGCCGAGGTGAGCGCGGTTCTGGCCGACGTGCTGGTGCGGATCGCGGACCTGCTGGAGACCGAGGCGGAAAAACTCCGTCGGGCGATCCTGCGGGTCGCGGCCGCGCTGGTGGTCGTGCTGGTGAGCGTGGCCTTTTTGTTGATCGGGTTCGCGTTCATGATCGGCGGGGTGTACCTGATGCTGCTGCCGGAGATCGGGCCGGCCAGCGCGGCATTTATCACGGGGGGAATCTCACTGCTGCTGGCGGGCATCCTGGTGCTGATTGCCAAGTTGATTGGGGGGTAGGAACCTGGGCGACGGCGTCGCGGAGGTGCTGCGCGCGGAACCAGGGATGACCAAAAGGAGGTTCGGCATGGGGCCAAGGCGTAGAGAAGAGCGGGCGGAAGGTCGGGTGGCGGAGAGCACTTCCGAGCGGGTCAACCGCCGGATCGAGCGCGACATCGAGGCGCACGTGATGTACTATTCTCAGCGGCTCGACGAGATCGAGGAGCGGCTGACGGAGCTGGACCGCGAGTGGGACATCGAACGGACGCTGGAGACGAACGCCGCAGCGCTTTCGCTTCTGGGTCTGATCCTGGGATCGGTGTCGCGCAAGTGGCGGGCGTTGCCGATGGTGGTGGCGGGATTCCTGCTGCAGCACGGCATCCAGGGTTGGTGTCCGCCGTTGCCGCTGTTCCGCCGGTTGGGGATTCGGACGCGGGACGAGATTCTGCGGGAACGGACGGCCTTGCGGGCGCTGCGAGGGGACTTCGATCGGATGGCGCCGTCGAAGGGCAAGGAGCCGTGCGATCGTGCGCAGGATGTGCTGGAGGCGATCAGCGGTTCGGGTCGCGACGGGTAAACACCAACGCCGAAGGTGTGGCGGCGGCAAGGGGAGGCATGGGGGAGAGCGTGTCGAGGGGGAACATCGTACGGCAGGCGTGGTTGACGGCAATCTTTGCCGGGGCGGTGACGATCTGTGCGGTGCGTGGGCAAACGGGGTTGGTTCAACAGTCACCCGCGCCAGACGCACAGGACGCCGCGACGGCTGAAGAACCTGGCGTGACGGCGGCGGCCCCGGCAACAGAGATCGCGGTGGAAGGCGAAGTGACCGATAAGCAGTTGCGGGCGACCCTGGAACGATTGCTGGCCAGGTATCCGGGGGTGCGCGAGGCGCGGGTGTCGGTGAGCGAAGGGGTGGTCGAGCTGGAGGGGCACGTCAGCACGGAGGAAATCCATGACGGCGTCACGCAGTTCGTCCGGCGGGTGCAGGGGACGCGGCTGGTGCTCAATCGGATGAGGACGGACCAGCAGGTGCTTTCGGCGTGGCAGCTTCTCCGGCAGACGGTCGGTTCGTACGCCCAGACGATCGGACGGTCGTGGATGCTGGTGGTGCTGGCGATTGTGATCGTGGTGCTGACGCTGGCGTTGATCCGGGTGCTCTCGCCGATTTGGGATTTTCTGTTTTCCTTCGTGGTGGAGCGCGACTTCGTCCGGGCGGTGATCGGTCTGTTCCTCAACACGCTGATCC
The window above is part of the Phycisphaerae bacterium genome. Proteins encoded here:
- a CDS encoding DUF883 family protein, whose amino-acid sequence is MIQDAVKSKELQAIKDDIDSLRSDLRSLMKTAKGEGRGRLEDIRDRLMEASRDLEARAEEQLRQAMGVARERGEEAVERSREEISKRPLTMVLSSMAIGLVLGALLRRS
- a CDS encoding heavy metal translocating P-type ATPase, translating into MVADFRRRFWVSLVLTVPVLILDPMIQELLGLRETLHFPGDSYLQWVLATIIFIYGGRPFLEGLRDELGDRSPGMMTLIGLAISVAYLYSSAVVFGLTGKTLFWELATLIDVMLLGHWIEMKSVMGASKALESLVQLMPSEAHRVTESGGTVDVPIAELKPGDRVVVKPGEKVPIDGQIVEGRTSINEAMLTGESRPIEKAEGDQAIGGSVNGEAAFTMEVQKTGDQTYLAQVIEMVRKAQESRSRTQDIANRAALWLTIIALSVGGATLVVWLALGAAFEFSLERMVTVMVITCPHALGLAVPLVVAVSTAISAGSGLLIRDRSAFERARDVDAILFDKTGTLTEGRFGVSDVIPLADQDERELLRLAAGLESQSEHPIAQGIVDGARERNVEFPAPREFRAIPGRGARAIVDNRDVKVVSPGYLKDNDLTADDAKVGAMAAEGKTVVYVLVEDRVVGAIGLADIIRPESREALGRLKAMGIQTMMVTGDAEAVARWVARELGLDDYFAEVLPDKKAEKVREVQQRGLVVAMVGDGVNDAPALTASDVGIAIGAGTDVAIQSADIVLVRSDPRDATAMMKLARATYRKMVQNLLWATGYNVVAIPLAAGVLYSLGIVLSPAAGAALMALSTVIVAINARFLHVEREGERAA